The Prevotella melaninogenica genome has a segment encoding these proteins:
- a CDS encoding MBL fold metallo-hydrolase, translating to MLKIQTFEVNPLQENCYVVSDETKECVIIDCGALTESEQNSIIDYIKGDGLTPVHNLGTHGHLDHHFGDAAILATFNLQPKVSEGDSVFMNNPKQAAAQMLGMQLNYDLPAGELKLTDKQIISFGSHSFKVMHTPGHSGGSVCFYCAEENVIFTGDTLFKGSIGRTDFPGGSMFQIISSLRELAQLPDTTIVYPGHGPQTSIGFELSHNPYMDR from the coding sequence ATGCTTAAAATCCAAACTTTCGAGGTTAATCCTCTTCAGGAGAACTGCTACGTTGTCAGTGACGAAACTAAGGAATGTGTTATTATTGATTGTGGCGCACTTACCGAAAGCGAACAGAACTCTATCATTGATTATATAAAAGGGGATGGACTAACACCTGTCCACAATCTTGGTACCCATGGTCATCTTGATCATCACTTTGGTGATGCTGCCATTCTTGCTACCTTCAACCTCCAACCAAAGGTTTCTGAAGGCGATAGTGTATTTATGAATAATCCAAAGCAGGCAGCTGCACAGATGCTTGGAATGCAATTGAACTATGACTTGCCTGCTGGTGAATTAAAACTAACTGACAAGCAAATTATATCTTTCGGTTCACACTCCTTCAAGGTTATGCACACTCCTGGACATTCTGGCGGTTCAGTATGTTTTTATTGTGCAGAAGAGAATGTCATCTTTACTGGTGACACCTTGTTTAAAGGAAGTATTGGTAGAACTGATTTCCCTGGAGGTAGTATGTTTCAGATTATTAGTAGTCTTCGAGAACTTGCACAACTTCCCGATACTACTATTGTTTATCCTGGGCATGGACCACAGACTTCTATAGGTTTCGAGCTATCTCATAACCCTTATATGGACCGATAA
- the rsmG gene encoding 16S rRNA (guanine(527)-N(7))-methyltransferase RsmG: MIEIIKKYFPQLTPKQEEQFAALDALYHDWNAKINVISRKDIDNLYEHHILHSLAIAKCINFREGTNVLDFGTGGGFPGIPLAIFFPEANFKLIDGTGKKVRVAQEVADAIGLENVLPSHLRGEEEKGKFDFIVSRAVMPLPDLMKIVKKNIASDQHNVLPNGVIVLKGGNLDEELKPYKNIAEKTELSQWFDEEWFKEKYLIYVPG; the protein is encoded by the coding sequence ATGATTGAAATTATAAAGAAATACTTTCCTCAACTTACTCCAAAACAGGAAGAACAATTTGCTGCGCTTGATGCACTATACCACGATTGGAATGCAAAAATTAATGTCATTTCACGTAAAGATATTGATAATCTTTATGAGCATCATATTCTTCATTCATTAGCTATCGCAAAATGTATAAACTTCCGTGAAGGTACAAATGTCCTTGACTTTGGTACTGGTGGAGGCTTTCCTGGTATTCCTCTTGCTATCTTCTTTCCAGAAGCCAACTTTAAACTCATTGACGGCACAGGTAAGAAAGTAAGAGTTGCACAGGAAGTTGCTGATGCAATTGGCCTTGAAAATGTCCTCCCTTCTCACTTACGTGGAGAAGAAGAGAAAGGAAAGTTTGACTTCATTGTATCTCGTGCAGTGATGCCACTACCTGATTTGATGAAGATTGTCAAGAAGAATATTGCATCAGACCAACATAATGTTTTACCAAATGGTGTTATTGTTTTAAAAGGTGGAAACCTTGATGAAGAACTGAAACCATACAAAAACATTGCTGAGAAAACTGAACTTTCACAATGGTTTGATGAAGAATGGTTTAAGGAGAAATATCTTATTTACGTACCAGGATAA
- a CDS encoding RsiV family protein translates to MTKKLFTIFAFSTMLIFIMSSCGHKSSAPKKLDIPTAVVSVDTVARLSDAIQCHVHVDFTYLKESKYAAVNDSLLRMGLLQPDYFAINNDKLTPKTAIPSFVRQYIKQYMEIAQLIRQKEKDKSQLIGELTIKTELRAAADKYITALSHIAINNGNGQLTKYTIVRNFNPQNGKLITLQDQFGKDYKETLTKEIIERIAEKEDLEKDDIAGLQAKGYFIGIAPYPAENFILTDDSTIFIYTPGEISQKEVRVAIDN, encoded by the coding sequence ATGACAAAGAAGTTATTTACAATATTTGCTTTTTCCACAATGCTAATATTCATTATGAGCAGTTGTGGACACAAGTCATCAGCACCAAAGAAGTTGGATATCCCAACAGCTGTCGTTTCTGTAGACACTGTAGCTCGTCTTTCAGATGCAATACAATGTCATGTGCATGTAGATTTCACTTACTTGAAAGAGAGTAAATACGCAGCTGTCAATGATTCTTTACTCAGAATGGGGCTTTTACAACCAGACTATTTCGCTATCAATAACGATAAACTCACTCCTAAGACTGCAATTCCGTCCTTTGTACGGCAGTATATAAAGCAGTATATGGAAATAGCTCAGCTTATTCGTCAGAAAGAAAAAGATAAAAGTCAACTCATTGGCGAGCTAACTATCAAGACAGAATTAAGAGCTGCTGCGGACAAATATATTACTGCCTTATCACACATTGCCATCAACAATGGCAATGGTCAGCTTACAAAGTATACGATTGTACGTAATTTTAATCCCCAGAACGGCAAACTTATCACACTTCAAGACCAATTTGGTAAGGATTATAAAGAGACACTAACAAAGGAAATCATTGAACGTATAGCAGAGAAAGAAGACCTTGAGAAAGATGATATAGCAGGATTACAAGCAAAGGGATATTTCATTGGTATAGCTCCCTACCCTGCAGAAAACTTCATTCTTACAGATGATTCAACTATATTTATCTATACCCCAGGTGAAATTAGTCAGAAAGAAGTTAGAGTTGCTATCGACAACTAA